From Roseburia hominis, the proteins below share one genomic window:
- a CDS encoding SpaA isopeptide-forming pilin-related protein, with protein sequence MAGHTHGADCYKKVKELACGKEEVEEHKHNDNCYDSKNACGKEEHVHTLECYSDVKADVEDSAKWKKMFKDVKLGDDWGENVLTIAKTQIGYQESKKNYEVAEDGTTLKGYTRYGAWSGKNYSDWDSAFASFVLNYAQVPEKAFPTKPEDMDTVKWMNKLSESKLLGGTDAQPEAGDLVFFKRKVNNAEKNFVGIISKVEKDKDEKITYIKVIEGNYRFEEKDIVKENGYAYTDSSIQAYGLLSVAEKNYKGTDATQQEEAVEAAKEQVGTEETTKRQIFKTARSEEKAAALKADEGMQSDSRDAAHGAIESRTIASLPVTGVSGSGTTYDPNTGDFQTNLKIDFTFEKGEANGSSEYVFNYPKGVWVPGNLLNKEEDLLDENKTVAGKYSFVENEDGTYSVHVKFDQDYLNTAKDKITGHVAFDGILTTQTDEKGNIKIDIGTDLNITIPSEDITYPGNETDKFDISTQKKGSYVKDGNKLVYTVYVRSEKGTPDSISFNDKITANGVNLGTPIVTVKEKTYIEHGDWQEYSSTGDDVTPTDYSYNNGTISMSLPGLSKGDATEKRYHCYEVTYTYELGDQKIEHLSTKNKAMVESEDDKTGKTVKDEKEFDVNIDNRYSLKKSGWNENGKAKWKIEVNTNRVDIAGAVLTDEMLGEIGDATQIAVTPKDKGYQFIYEKGKIIGIKFTPTDGEVNKEYYTIEYVTDVTPNWNKQEVNNTVKFDPDPNYSGDELTDTGTAQIPGAGSVKKTSGNMTISEDGKTGIIEWKVEVNVPASGLPKGAVITESMGYYAHGITQAQINAWIASWKWEGSDKPVKLPIQWETQEKTSNNVPPEAYQKLVGTLTEDLIPPGGKDGKLVSTYYTTVDLSKATNLETSYHNEFKVDDKSGSDDYVYRKDAVVKTDGNGQMGDTSCSSEDGKLTWQVKVSVSEKNKDCKKLSVTDTLPKNVALDSITLSNGTVMDLNISSGKISGSNDEYTISGTYDATSGKVVLEMTNKTSDSPIKSNALYVFTFNCHADFETGKFEVGKTYEFKNEVKVHINDVEFGSDSQQQKWTYTKPTEEKEVLSKTGAWDNNNRLLKYSIQINPEGKDLVEGADFLTLIDTLEYDSKVHYHNNNNDAMMEIALVQNSVKLYKGILDDQGNLQKGPEVTDWKWTYSSDKVENSGDWYMKVKNTITATEVPDSTPLILEYNYSVTSTIPKGESMGNLPISNTVRIEGASEQDTEGNDNKEWKDQSSSAGIDTGRSYTFFKVETGNYQSALAGAVFSVYECNSSGEESGGAIGTYTTDQNGMFQIKFTDENIHYEHNKLYKVRETAPPEGYKLPASVKEYYFYFSNTEAENQLPTPLPTSAVDLTEAGQTVYVENENTMTSIKVNKKWLDSTTGKDITKDKQGQILVDLYQVANVECGGSASDESGAGNSVNVRYEFGQWNPPDGRWGTGSFKCQPGSIIRFSITCASKPTVYYYPYNVGYYNAEKEEMGFYYKDEKSNTYYYEYVVKEQDKESGIAIGAIAGDDKTSISKITCLASTNKYKESPYIISSANDWRLTIRNLPKKGTDANGKTVYYTYYVKESADDESMYQAKYENNSGIVSGTITITNKTTITEEYELPETGGSGTIPYTTAGLSIMLMAGFMYTLKSRKGGRRFFRN encoded by the coding sequence ATGGCGGGTCATACACACGGGGCAGATTGCTATAAGAAGGTTAAAGAGCTGGCCTGTGGAAAAGAAGAGGTAGAAGAACATAAACATAATGATAACTGCTATGATAGCAAGAACGCATGCGGTAAAGAGGAACATGTTCATACGCTGGAGTGCTACTCGGACGTAAAAGCTGACGTGGAAGACAGTGCAAAATGGAAGAAGATGTTCAAGGATGTGAAGCTTGGCGACGACTGGGGCGAGAACGTACTCACCATCGCAAAGACACAGATTGGCTACCAGGAGAGCAAGAAGAACTACGAAGTAGCAGAAGACGGCACGACCCTGAAGGGCTATACCAGATACGGCGCATGGTCCGGTAAGAATTACAGTGACTGGGACAGCGCATTTGCTTCCTTCGTTCTGAACTACGCACAGGTTCCGGAAAAAGCTTTTCCGACCAAGCCGGAAGACATGGATACTGTAAAATGGATGAATAAGCTCTCCGAGAGTAAGCTGCTCGGCGGAACCGACGCACAGCCGGAGGCTGGAGATCTGGTATTCTTCAAGAGGAAGGTTAACAATGCGGAGAAAAATTTTGTCGGTATCATCTCTAAGGTTGAGAAAGATAAGGATGAAAAGATTACATACATTAAGGTAATCGAAGGAAATTACCGCTTCGAGGAGAAGGATATCGTAAAAGAGAATGGATATGCTTATACGGACAGCAGCATACAGGCTTATGGGCTTCTGAGCGTGGCTGAGAAGAACTATAAGGGGACGGATGCGACGCAGCAGGAAGAAGCGGTAGAAGCTGCCAAGGAACAGGTTGGAACGGAAGAGACGACGAAAAGGCAGATTTTTAAAACCGCCCGTAGTGAAGAGAAGGCAGCTGCACTTAAGGCAGATGAGGGAATGCAGAGCGATAGCAGAGATGCAGCGCATGGTGCTATTGAGAGCAGAACGATTGCTTCGCTGCCGGTAACTGGTGTTAGTGGCTCAGGAACGACCTATGATCCGAATACAGGGGATTTTCAAACGAATCTAAAAATTGATTTTACGTTTGAGAAAGGAGAAGCCAATGGCAGTTCCGAGTATGTCTTCAACTATCCAAAAGGAGTTTGGGTTCCGGGAAATTTACTCAATAAAGAGGAGGATTTACTGGACGAAAACAAGACGGTTGCTGGTAAATATTCTTTTGTGGAAAATGAAGATGGCACGTATTCTGTCCATGTGAAGTTTGATCAGGATTATCTTAACACGGCAAAAGACAAAATAACTGGTCATGTTGCTTTTGACGGTATACTGACCACTCAAACGGATGAAAAAGGTAATATTAAAATTGACATTGGGACTGACCTGAACATTACGATTCCATCAGAAGACATCACCTATCCGGGAAATGAAACGGATAAGTTTGATATTTCCACTCAAAAGAAAGGTAGCTATGTGAAGGATGGGAATAAGCTGGTTTACACCGTATATGTTCGCTCTGAAAAGGGTACGCCTGATTCAATTAGCTTTAATGACAAGATCACGGCTAATGGCGTGAATTTGGGAACCCCTATAGTAACGGTGAAGGAGAAAACTTACATCGAACATGGTGACTGGCAAGAATATAGTAGTACAGGAGACGATGTTACACCAACTGATTATAGTTATAATAATGGAACTATTTCCATGAGTTTGCCAGGGTTATCCAAAGGTGATGCCACGGAAAAAAGATATCATTGCTATGAGGTTACCTATACCTATGAATTAGGCGACCAAAAGATTGAGCATCTTTCAACGAAAAACAAGGCCATGGTTGAATCGGAAGATGATAAAACCGGAAAAACAGTCAAAGATGAAAAAGAATTCGATGTGAATATTGACAATCGTTATTCTTTGAAAAAATCTGGATGGAATGAAAACGGTAAAGCCAAATGGAAAATTGAGGTCAATACGAATCGCGTAGATATTGCTGGTGCAGTGTTAACCGACGAGATGCTGGGTGAAATCGGTGATGCGACTCAGATTGCTGTGACTCCGAAGGATAAGGGTTACCAGTTTATATATGAAAAGGGGAAGATTATTGGTATCAAATTTACGCCTACGGATGGTGAGGTTAATAAAGAGTATTATACGATTGAATATGTCACTGATGTTACACCAAATTGGAATAAGCAAGAAGTGAACAATACCGTTAAGTTTGACCCAGATCCGAACTATTCCGGAGATGAATTAACCGACACAGGAACTGCTCAAATTCCTGGTGCTGGTAGTGTTAAAAAAACCAGTGGTAACATGACTATTTCTGAGGATGGAAAGACCGGCATAATCGAGTGGAAAGTTGAAGTGAACGTTCCGGCTAGTGGTTTGCCTAAGGGCGCTGTTATCACGGAATCGATGGGTTATTATGCTCACGGAATAACACAGGCACAGATTAATGCCTGGATAGCGTCCTGGAAATGGGAAGGTTCCGACAAGCCGGTGAAACTACCAATTCAGTGGGAGACACAAGAAAAGACTAGCAATAACGTTCCTCCGGAGGCATATCAAAAACTTGTTGGCACACTTACAGAAGATTTGATACCACCAGGTGGTAAGGATGGCAAACTTGTCAGCACCTATTACACTACAGTGGATTTAAGTAAGGCTACAAATCTTGAGACCTCGTACCACAATGAGTTTAAAGTGGATGATAAGAGCGGCAGTGATGATTATGTTTATCGCAAGGATGCGGTAGTGAAAACAGATGGCAATGGTCAAATGGGCGACACTTCCTGCAGCTCTGAAGATGGTAAACTGACTTGGCAGGTTAAGGTTTCCGTCAGTGAAAAGAATAAAGATTGTAAAAAGCTTTCGGTTACAGATACTTTGCCTAAAAATGTGGCATTAGATAGTATTACTCTCAGTAATGGAACAGTGATGGATTTGAATATTAGCAGTGGAAAAATTTCCGGTAGCAACGACGAGTATACTATTAGCGGCACATACGATGCGACAAGTGGAAAAGTTGTATTAGAGATGACAAATAAGACCTCAGATAGCCCAATCAAAAGTAATGCCCTATATGTTTTCACTTTCAATTGTCATGCGGATTTCGAAACAGGGAAGTTTGAAGTGGGTAAAACCTATGAATTTAAAAATGAGGTGAAAGTTCACATCAATGATGTAGAGTTTGGTTCTGATAGTCAACAACAGAAATGGACGTACACGAAGCCTACTGAAGAAAAGGAGGTTCTGAGTAAAACCGGAGCATGGGATAATAATAATCGGCTTTTGAAATATTCTATTCAGATTAATCCAGAGGGGAAAGATTTGGTGGAAGGCGCGGATTTTCTGACTCTTATTGATACATTAGAATATGATAGCAAGGTTCACTATCATAATAATAATAATGATGCAATGATGGAGATCGCACTTGTTCAGAATAGTGTAAAGCTATACAAAGGAATCCTGGATGACCAGGGTAACTTGCAGAAGGGTCCTGAAGTGACAGATTGGAAGTGGACTTATTCCTCGGATAAAGTAGAAAATAGTGGCGATTGGTACATGAAAGTTAAGAACACTATTACTGCTACCGAGGTTCCCGACAGTACCCCTCTGATTTTGGAATATAATTATTCTGTAACTTCCACGATTCCTAAGGGAGAAAGCATGGGGAATCTGCCTATTTCAAATACTGTCAGAATAGAGGGAGCTAGTGAACAAGATACAGAAGGTAATGATAACAAGGAGTGGAAGGATCAATCTTCTTCAGCCGGAATAGACACAGGTAGAAGTTATACTTTTTTCAAGGTAGAGACGGGAAATTATCAAAGTGCTTTAGCGGGAGCTGTATTTTCTGTGTACGAGTGTAATTCTTCAGGAGAAGAGAGCGGTGGGGCTATCGGAACCTATACGACTGACCAGAACGGTATGTTCCAAATCAAGTTTACTGATGAGAACATACATTATGAACACAACAAACTCTACAAAGTGAGAGAGACAGCACCTCCTGAGGGATACAAACTTCCAGCTTCTGTGAAAGAATATTATTTCTATTTCTCTAATACAGAGGCAGAAAATCAATTACCTACACCGCTTCCCACATCGGCGGTAGATTTGACTGAGGCTGGCCAAACGGTGTATGTGGAAAATGAGAACACGATGACCAGCATTAAAGTCAATAAAAAGTGGCTTGATTCTACTACGGGGAAAGATATTACGAAGGATAAGCAAGGACAGATATTGGTTGATTTGTATCAGGTAGCTAATGTTGAGTGTGGTGGAAGTGCATCTGATGAAAGTGGAGCAGGAAATAGTGTAAATGTGAGGTATGAGTTTGGCCAGTGGAATCCCCCTGATGGACGATGGGGTACAGGAAGTTTTAAGTGTCAACCAGGTTCAATCATTAGATTTAGCATTACCTGTGCGTCTAAGCCAACTGTATATTATTATCCATATAATGTGGGATATTATAACGCTGAGAAAGAGGAGATGGGATTTTATTATAAAGATGAAAAATCAAATACGTATTACTATGAGTATGTGGTAAAGGAGCAAGATAAAGAAAGTGGGATTGCTATTGGTGCAATAGCGGGAGATGATAAGACTTCTATAAGTAAAATAACATGTCTTGCATCAACTAATAAATATAAAGAAAGTCCATATATTATTTCTTCTGCCAATGATTGGAGGTTAACTATAAGGAATCTTCCGAAGAAGGGTACAGATGCCAATGGAAAAACCGTATATTATACTTATTATGTAAAAGAGAGTGCTGATGATGAGAGCATGTATCAGGCAAAGTATGAAAACAATAGCGGTATTGTCTCCGGCACCATCACCATTACGAACAAAACAACCATTACCGAGGAGTACGAACTCCCGGAAACCGGTGGATCCGGTACAATTCCATATACAACAGCAGGTCTTAGCATCATGCTGATGGCAGGCTTTATGTATACATTAAAATCCAGGAAAGGAGGGCGTAGGTTCTTCAGAAATTGA
- a CDS encoding SpaH/EbpB family LPXTG-anchored major pilin gives MKKMKKIIALALTLVMMLSMSMTVFAAPEEVALSVPAGDSHTYEVYQIFTGDLAGKVLSDVHYGANASIPTGKKAGDTVETSVLNTIKGISGTDAEKAEVLKTYANLTSDPFTTVSAGSSVNVPTGYYLIKDNNVDLAVGDEHTLYILAVVGPTEITRKAGTTSSDKKVDDTNDSDTTEVDNGQLQTSSDYDIGDKVPYHVTATISDKVEQYEKYHITLEDILETGKFDDITLDKENAIKLGSDTIADTENYTVTTTWITDPSKDGFKVKIEFTPKEGKTLESLAGKTIAIDFTATLGENAAIGEEGNKNTLKVSYSNNPNESDGGSEGHTPDKEVITFTYKVVIDKFNNENQPLEGAGFTLYKVSKADAEANVIGKDAAAKNTAWANKAITTWTTNAIDGETVGTKNRFSFNGIDDGYYVLCETTTPAGYNTLEPQVFKVTATHDANGLELTDLSGNCVSGEITFTPNKSTGALSANVINNQGTILPETGGIGTTIFYVVGAILMIGAGVMLVTRKRISK, from the coding sequence ATGAAGAAGATGAAAAAAATCATAGCGTTGGCACTTACTTTAGTAATGATGCTGTCTATGAGTATGACAGTATTTGCTGCTCCGGAAGAGGTAGCTTTATCAGTACCAGCCGGTGACAGCCACACTTACGAGGTTTATCAGATTTTTACTGGAGACCTTGCGGGAAAGGTATTATCTGATGTGCATTATGGTGCGAATGCAAGTATTCCAACAGGAAAGAAGGCAGGAGATACGGTAGAGACTAGCGTTTTGAATACAATTAAAGGAATTTCTGGTACAGATGCGGAGAAGGCAGAGGTGCTTAAAACATATGCAAATCTTACTTCTGATCCTTTCACAACGGTAAGTGCTGGTTCAAGTGTTAATGTTCCTACAGGTTATTATTTGATTAAAGATAATAATGTTGATCTTGCAGTCGGTGACGAGCATACACTTTATATTCTGGCTGTAGTGGGTCCGACAGAGATTACGCGTAAAGCAGGTACAACTTCATCAGACAAAAAAGTAGATGATACAAATGATTCTGATACGACTGAAGTGGATAATGGTCAACTGCAGACATCTTCGGACTATGATATTGGTGATAAGGTTCCATATCATGTAACAGCAACTATTTCGGATAAGGTTGAGCAGTATGAGAAATACCATATTACGTTGGAAGATATTCTTGAGACGGGTAAGTTTGATGATATTACACTTGATAAAGAGAATGCCATTAAACTTGGTTCAGACACTATCGCTGATACAGAGAATTATACAGTAACAACTACGTGGATAACGGATCCATCTAAAGATGGTTTTAAAGTTAAAATCGAATTCACGCCTAAAGAGGGCAAAACTCTTGAATCACTGGCTGGAAAAACAATCGCAATCGACTTCACAGCAACGCTTGGTGAAAATGCAGCTATTGGCGAAGAAGGAAATAAGAACACATTGAAAGTTTCTTATAGCAATAACCCGAATGAATCAGATGGTGGTTCTGAAGGACATACTCCGGACAAAGAGGTTATTACCTTTACTTATAAAGTTGTTATTGATAAGTTTAATAATGAAAATCAGCCTTTGGAAGGTGCAGGTTTTACATTGTATAAAGTTTCTAAGGCAGATGCAGAAGCAAATGTAATAGGTAAGGATGCCGCAGCTAAAAATACCGCATGGGCGAACAAGGCTATTACTACATGGACAACTAATGCCATAGATGGTGAGACAGTAGGAACAAAGAATCGTTTTTCATTTAATGGTATTGATGATGGTTACTATGTGCTTTGCGAGACAACCACACCTGCTGGATACAATACTCTTGAACCGCAGGTATTTAAGGTTACAGCTACTCACGACGCGAATGGTTTGGAATTGACCGACTTAAGCGGAAATTGTGTTTCAGGAGAAATTACGTTTACTCCTAATAAGTCAACCGGCGCTTTGAGTGCAAATGTTATCAATAACCAGGGTACAATCCTTCCGGAAACCGGTGGTATCGGTACTACAATCTTCTACGTAGTTGGTGCTATCCTGATGATCGGTGCAGGCGTGATGCTGGTTACCAGAAAGAGAATTTCCAAATAA
- a CDS encoding class C sortase — protein sequence MKRMKRMKKDRGSTILVFIFFIGLSVVLYPFISDYWNSRTQSRAIATYSDTVAQMDETDYEALLEEANEYNRELLDLSFPFVEYESLGKYEKILDISGTGIMGYVTIPILGVELPIYHGTDEGVLQVAAGHLSGSSFPVGGVGTHAVISAHRGLPSAKLFSDLDEMMEGDIFTITVLNQTIAYEVDQIRIVLPEEVEELQIDADKDYCTLMTCTPYGINSHRLLVRGIRTDAPGLTTAYVPADATQINSTVVSIALAIPMVFILLIILLIDQRRVDKKSKKKPAAEEAVERIKTEGIEK from the coding sequence ATGAAACGAATGAAACGAATGAAAAAAGACAGAGGTTCTACCATTTTGGTCTTTATTTTTTTCATTGGTCTCTCCGTGGTGCTGTATCCATTTATCAGTGATTACTGGAACTCCAGGACACAGTCCCGGGCCATCGCTACGTACAGTGACACGGTCGCGCAGATGGACGAAACGGATTATGAGGCGTTACTTGAGGAAGCGAATGAATATAACAGGGAGCTTCTGGATCTCTCATTTCCCTTTGTGGAGTATGAGAGCCTTGGAAAATATGAGAAAATACTGGATATCAGCGGAACCGGGATCATGGGATATGTGACCATACCGATTCTGGGCGTGGAACTTCCTATTTACCATGGGACGGACGAAGGGGTGCTGCAGGTTGCGGCCGGGCATCTGTCGGGTTCCAGTTTTCCGGTGGGAGGCGTTGGCACCCACGCGGTGATTTCCGCACACAGGGGACTGCCCTCGGCGAAGCTCTTCAGCGATCTGGATGAGATGATGGAGGGCGACATTTTCACGATTACGGTTCTAAATCAGACGATCGCCTATGAGGTGGATCAGATTCGGATTGTTCTTCCGGAAGAGGTGGAGGAATTACAGATCGATGCAGATAAGGATTACTGTACGCTGATGACGTGTACGCCTTATGGCATCAATTCACACCGTCTGCTGGTCCGGGGGATTCGGACGGATGCGCCGGGGCTGACGACAGCCTATGTGCCGGCGGACGCGACACAGATTAATTCTACTGTGGTTTCCATCGCGCTTGCGATACCGATGGTATTTATCCTGCTCATTATCCTGCTGATCGATCAGCGGAGGGTTGATAAGAAGTCAAAGAAAAAACCGGCCGCCGAAGAGGCGGTGGAGCGGATCAAGACCGAAGGAATCGAGAAGTAA
- a CDS encoding class C sortase has product MKKKLPNILFGLIFLIGFGIFAYPKVADQWNTLHQSQAIATYDDAVKELDEEDYSQIWEAARNYNAKITSNTFGGDIFTAADAGDGQEAAGDEKDKEIALEETEYWKVLNVGETGIMGYLSVPKIKQKFPIYHGTSEGVLQIAAGHLPGTKLPIGGESCHSAIAAHRGLPSAKLLSDADQLRVGDKFYIHVLDEVLAYQIDQILPMVDKDDLEALTDAMQIVEGKDYVTLLTCTPYGINSHRMLLRGIRVPYNGEDDEKALTPVDSMVESVQSYYMLYLMMAAFIILMILLLSKIRIAVYNRKHKGNKEITDPSRREKDE; this is encoded by the coding sequence ATGAAGAAGAAACTGCCGAATATCCTGTTTGGTCTGATTTTCCTGATTGGCTTTGGCATTTTCGCCTATCCGAAGGTGGCGGATCAGTGGAACACGCTGCACCAGAGCCAGGCGATAGCGACCTACGATGATGCGGTGAAGGAATTGGACGAAGAGGATTACAGTCAGATTTGGGAGGCTGCCCGAAACTATAATGCGAAGATAACAAGCAATACATTTGGCGGAGATATATTTACGGCGGCGGACGCCGGAGACGGTCAGGAAGCTGCTGGGGACGAGAAAGATAAAGAAATCGCGCTGGAGGAAACGGAGTACTGGAAGGTCCTGAATGTGGGTGAGACCGGGATCATGGGATATCTTTCTGTTCCCAAGATCAAGCAGAAGTTCCCCATTTACCATGGAACCTCCGAGGGCGTGCTGCAGATTGCGGCGGGACACCTTCCGGGGACGAAGCTTCCCATCGGAGGGGAGAGCTGCCACAGCGCCATTGCGGCGCACCGGGGGCTGCCGTCGGCGAAGCTCTTATCGGATGCGGATCAGCTCCGGGTAGGAGATAAATTCTATATTCATGTGTTGGATGAGGTGCTGGCGTACCAGATCGATCAGATTCTTCCGATGGTGGATAAGGATGACCTGGAGGCACTTACGGATGCGATGCAGATCGTGGAGGGGAAGGATTATGTGACCCTGCTTACGTGTACGCCTTATGGGATCAACAGCCACCGTATGCTGCTGAGGGGGATTCGGGTTCCCTACAATGGTGAGGATGACGAGAAAGCGCTGACGCCGGTGGACAGCATGGTGGAATCCGTACAGAGCTACTACATGCTGTATCTGATGATGGCGGCATTTATCATACTGATGATCCTGTTGCTTTCGAAGATCAGGATCGCGGTGTACAATAGAAAGCATAAGGGAAATAAGGAAATAACAGACCCATCAAGGAGGGAGAAGGATGAATAG
- a CDS encoding DUF5979 domain-containing protein — protein MNRIRKKKGYAAGVLALILAVSGMHLVAARAAGALNLADHTCSLTLETTGVEFAKELSEVPEIPVKLYKVASMEETADYTVDTDTYGEDIVIEDKGNDRAAWTQQWKDLAEKITKKIEAEGSTIKEDTTVELYPVAGASTSYSRGTAEDLEPGLYLVKAEKVQHDGYEYSFSPYLISVPTSEYRMGEGNGDDEWLYDVTVGLKPSRKPLEGDMEIRKTLNTYNESLGEVTFVFEVTGKDPITGEVVYNNVVSMNFDDGTPTGTQTVKITGLPVGTIVTVKEIYNGGSYKEVSADYTTTIEPTKDGVSQTKPVSFVNDYDDKLKKGYGIVNHFDFVGDEAHTDEDGSLVVKGHYEWERWFPDSVEAESESGPTGKGSVPEEEEQSAQ, from the coding sequence ATGAATAGGATCAGGAAAAAGAAGGGATATGCAGCCGGGGTACTGGCGCTCATTCTTGCCGTGTCGGGAATGCATCTTGTGGCGGCGAGAGCGGCGGGTGCTCTGAATCTTGCGGATCATACCTGCTCACTTACTCTGGAGACGACGGGCGTGGAGTTCGCGAAGGAGCTGTCCGAAGTGCCGGAGATCCCGGTGAAGTTATACAAGGTGGCTTCCATGGAGGAGACGGCGGATTATACAGTGGATACGGATACATACGGAGAGGATATCGTGATCGAGGACAAAGGGAACGACCGGGCTGCGTGGACGCAGCAGTGGAAGGACCTGGCGGAGAAGATCACGAAGAAGATCGAGGCGGAAGGAAGCACTATCAAGGAGGATACGACTGTGGAGCTGTATCCTGTGGCGGGAGCGTCTACCTCTTACAGCCGGGGAACCGCGGAGGATCTGGAGCCGGGCCTGTATCTGGTGAAGGCGGAGAAGGTGCAGCATGACGGCTACGAGTATTCGTTCAGCCCGTATCTGATCTCGGTTCCTACCAGCGAGTACCGCATGGGTGAAGGAAATGGCGACGATGAGTGGCTGTATGATGTGACGGTGGGGCTGAAGCCTTCGAGGAAGCCGCTGGAAGGCGATATGGAGATCCGGAAGACGTTGAATACTTACAATGAGTCCCTTGGAGAAGTGACCTTTGTCTTTGAGGTGACGGGGAAGGATCCGATCACCGGGGAAGTGGTGTATAATAACGTAGTTTCGATGAATTTCGACGATGGGACGCCGACCGGCACCCAGACCGTGAAGATCACGGGGCTCCCGGTGGGGACCATTGTTACGGTGAAGGAGATCTATAACGGTGGGAGCTATAAGGAAGTGTCCGCTGACTATACGACGACGATCGAGCCGACGAAGGACGGGGTCTCCCAGACGAAGCCGGTGAGTTTTGTAAATGATTATGATGATAAGCTGAAAAAAGGCTACGGCATCGTGAACCATTTTGATTTTGTGGGCGATGAGGCCCATACGGATGAGGATGGCAGCCTGGTGGTGAAGGGCCATTACGAGTGGGAGAGGTGGTTCCCGGATTCCGTGGAAGCGGAGTCGGAGAGCGGGCCCACGGGAAAGGGTTCCGTGCCGGAGGAAGAAGAGCAGAGTGCGCAGTAA